One genomic window of uncultured Erythrobacter sp. includes the following:
- a CDS encoding pyridoxal phosphate biosynthetic protein, whose protein sequence is MRHAELTDEELPELTSEQKRWAFGAAALFLLAIGFLGYALQSGVMQVFAVGWIALQIFGYVGSLKFAKGDFASPLFKSQVMLHVIAVMLLGALVFRGPA, encoded by the coding sequence ATGAGGCACGCTGAATTGACGGACGAGGAGCTGCCCGAACTGACCAGCGAACAAAAACGCTGGGCATTTGGCGCGGCGGCCCTGTTCCTGCTGGCAATCGGCTTTCTGGGCTATGCTTTGCAATCGGGCGTGATGCAGGTCTTCGCGGTTGGTTGGATCGCCTTGCAGATTTTCGGCTATGTCGGCTCGCTCAAATTCGCCAAGGGCGATTTCGCCAGTCCGCTGTTCAAGAGCCAGGTGATGCTGCACGTCATTGCAGTTATGCTGCTCGGCGCGCTCGTGTTTAGGGGGCCGGCCTAA
- a CDS encoding pyridoxine 5'-phosphate synthase, with translation MTNPLRLGVNIDHVATIRNARGGDHPDPVRAAEIVAAVGGDGITAHLREDRRHIRDEDLARIQEATNLPLNLEMAATGEMLEIALRHKPHAACIVPEKREERTTEGGLDAAGLHNTLAPIVDELRGAGIRVSLFIEAHERQLDAALRLGAPVVEFHTGEYAHAFLDDDSERLEREVRKISDMAALAAKNGIEPHAGHGLTFENVQPIAAIPQIAELNIGHYLIGEAVFTGLEPAIRRMRELMDEAR, from the coding sequence ATGACCAATCCCTTGCGTCTGGGCGTGAACATCGATCACGTCGCGACAATCCGCAATGCGCGCGGCGGCGACCATCCGGATCCGGTCCGCGCGGCGGAGATTGTGGCGGCGGTTGGCGGCGACGGAATTACCGCGCACCTGCGCGAAGATCGCAGGCATATCCGTGACGAAGATCTCGCGCGGATACAGGAAGCGACCAATCTGCCGCTCAATCTAGAGATGGCAGCCACCGGCGAAATGCTGGAAATCGCACTTCGGCACAAACCGCATGCTGCCTGCATCGTGCCAGAGAAACGCGAAGAACGCACCACCGAAGGCGGATTGGACGCAGCAGGTCTGCACAACACTTTGGCGCCGATTGTGGATGAACTGCGCGGCGCAGGCATTCGTGTTTCGCTCTTCATCGAAGCGCATGAACGTCAGCTCGACGCCGCCCTGCGTCTCGGTGCGCCGGTGGTCGAATTCCACACCGGAGAATATGCCCACGCCTTTCTCGACGATGACAGCGAAAGGCTCGAACGCGAGGTGCGCAAAATTTCGGACATGGCGGCATTGGCGGCCAAGAACGGGATCGAACCGCATGCGGGCCACGGCCTGACCTTCGAGAATGTCCAGCCGATTGCGGCGATACCGCAGATCGCCGAACTCAATATCGGTCACTATCTGATCGGCGAAGCGGTGTTCACCGGCTTGGAACCAGCAATCCGGCGCATGCGCGAGTTGATGGATGAGGCACGCTGA
- the pyrE gene encoding orotate phosphoribosyltransferase: MSASLTTEAVLDEFRSCDALLEGHFKLSSGKHSGHYLQCARVLMNPARASRLAEATCAKIPSDLLESIDVVVSPAMGGIIMGHEVGRALGKDALFLERPEGTFHLRRGFALEPGAKVLMVEDVVTTGLSSREAIAAVAREGGEVLAECSLVDRSAGSVDLGVPFYPLVAIDFPTYDEDSIPEELARVAVTKPGSRKE; encoded by the coding sequence ATGTCCGCCAGTCTTACCACAGAAGCCGTGCTTGATGAATTCCGTAGCTGCGACGCGCTTCTCGAAGGGCATTTCAAGCTCTCTTCGGGTAAGCATAGCGGACACTACCTACAATGCGCGCGAGTACTGATGAATCCGGCCCGGGCTTCACGCCTTGCCGAAGCAACCTGTGCAAAAATCCCATCAGACCTGCTCGAATCGATAGATGTGGTGGTCTCTCCCGCGATGGGAGGAATCATCATGGGCCATGAGGTTGGCCGCGCGCTCGGCAAGGATGCGCTGTTCCTGGAACGCCCTGAAGGCACGTTTCATTTGCGGCGGGGATTCGCACTGGAACCGGGCGCGAAAGTGCTGATGGTCGAGGATGTTGTGACCACCGGCCTTTCCAGCCGCGAAGCGATTGCCGCAGTGGCGCGCGAAGGCGGCGAAGTGCTGGCCGAATGCTCGCTGGTCGACCGCTCAGCCGGTTCGGTCGATCTCGGCGTGCCGTTCTATCCGCTCGTCGCGATCGATTTCCCGACCTATGATGAAGACAGCATCCCCGAAGAGCTTGCCCGCGTAGCTGTGACCAAGCCGGGCAGCCGAAAGGAATAG
- the coxB gene encoding cytochrome c oxidase subunit II, with amino-acid sequence MKFGAMALIAALGMVFAGLATPQAAIAQEVAEEAAPAAEAAPAGAAGAYTPMAPTEGKGMPTAFEDDALKSMSFQDQYTEDGAYALWMHDIILLPIVFVISIFVLGLLFYVVLRYNRRANPEPSRTTHNTAIEVIWTVVPVLILVVIAVPSISLLAAQYETPPEDAVTIKATGYQWYWGYTYPDHGDVEIISNMLSDADAISNGEPAQLAVDNRMVVPAGVPLRIQTTAADVIHAFAVPSLWFKMDAVPGRLNEKLLTIEEPGVYYGQCSELCGTRHAYMPIAVEALPPAEFEAWVLEQGGSMPGAEEAAPAEEAAEGAEGEEAAEPAEEPAA; translated from the coding sequence ATGAAATTTGGGGCAATGGCGCTGATTGCAGCGTTGGGCATGGTGTTTGCCGGACTGGCGACACCGCAAGCGGCAATTGCGCAAGAGGTGGCTGAGGAAGCTGCACCTGCGGCTGAAGCCGCTCCGGCCGGGGCAGCAGGCGCCTACACTCCGATGGCTCCGACCGAAGGCAAGGGCATGCCTACTGCTTTCGAAGACGACGCGCTCAAGTCGATGAGCTTCCAGGATCAGTATACCGAAGATGGCGCCTATGCGCTGTGGATGCACGACATCATTCTGTTGCCGATCGTCTTCGTGATCAGCATTTTCGTTCTCGGCCTGCTTTTCTACGTGGTGCTGCGTTACAATCGCCGCGCGAACCCTGAACCATCGCGTACCACGCACAATACGGCGATTGAGGTGATCTGGACGGTTGTTCCAGTGCTGATCCTCGTGGTGATCGCGGTGCCATCGATTTCGCTCTTGGCCGCGCAATACGAGACTCCGCCTGAAGATGCTGTGACCATCAAGGCAACTGGTTATCAGTGGTATTGGGGCTACACCTATCCCGACCACGGCGATGTCGAGATCATCTCGAACATGCTTTCGGATGCGGACGCAATTTCGAATGGCGAACCGGCTCAACTCGCCGTCGACAACCGCATGGTTGTGCCGGCCGGCGTTCCGCTGCGTATCCAGACCACTGCTGCCGACGTGATCCACGCTTTCGCCGTGCCGTCGCTGTGGTTCAAGATGGACGCCGTGCCGGGCCGCTTGAATGAGAAGCTGCTGACTATCGAAGAGCCGGGCGTTTATTATGGCCAGTGCTCCGAGCTGTGCGGCACGCGTCACGCTTACATGCCGATCGCTGTCGAGGCTCTGCCGCCCGCCGAATTCGAGGCTTGGGTGCTTGAGCAGGGCGGCAGCATGCCGGGTGCCGAAGAAGCGGCCCCCGCAGAAGAAGCCGCTGAGGGCGCTGAAGGTGAAGAAGCAGCTGAGCCTGCTGAAGAACCCGCCGCCTGA
- the ctaD gene encoding cytochrome c oxidase subunit I codes for MATTAEGFDAHHDDHAHDADHKPGFFARWFMSTNHKDIGTLYLIFAIFAGIIGGAISGIMRAELAEPGIQYLQFWADFMGNTPGDTNAALHMWNVFITAHGLIMVFFMVMPAMIGGFGNWFVPLMIGAPDMAFPRMNNISFWLTVAGFMSLLFSLFVPGGAATGAGVGWTVYAPLSTTGAPGPAVDFAIFSLHLAGAGSILGATNFITTIFNMRAPGMTLHKMPLFVWSVLVTAFLLLLALPVLAAAITMLLTDRNFGTTFFDPAGGGDPVLYQHLFWFFGHPEVYIMILPGFGMISQIVATFSRKPVFGYLGMAYAMVAIGVVGFIVWAHHMYTVGLDVNTKMYFTAATMVIAVPTGVKIFSWIATMWGGSMEFKSPMVWAMGFIFLFTVGGVTGVILANGGIDDNLHDTYYVVAHFHYVLSMGAVFSLFAGFYYWFPKISGKMHSELLSHIHFWGFFIGVNIIFFPQHFLGLQGMPRRYPDYTEAYTYWNEISTYGYVVMAASMLVFFVNIGYALMAGRKPGNNPWGEGATTLEWTLPSPPPYHQFETLPVIEDHHDYHDHRPAAQPAE; via the coding sequence ATGGCTACCACCGCAGAAGGTTTCGACGCCCACCACGATGATCACGCGCATGACGCGGATCACAAGCCAGGCTTTTTCGCCCGCTGGTTCATGTCGACCAACCACAAGGATATCGGCACGCTGTATCTGATCTTTGCGATTTTCGCCGGGATTATCGGCGGGGCGATCTCGGGCATCATGCGCGCCGAGCTGGCCGAGCCTGGCATCCAGTATCTGCAATTCTGGGCTGACTTCATGGGCAACACGCCCGGCGACACGAACGCTGCGCTGCACATGTGGAACGTGTTCATCACCGCACACGGCCTGATCATGGTCTTTTTCATGGTCATGCCGGCAATGATTGGCGGCTTCGGCAACTGGTTCGTGCCGCTGATGATCGGCGCGCCGGACATGGCGTTTCCGCGCATGAACAACATTTCGTTCTGGCTGACCGTGGCCGGCTTTATGAGCCTGCTATTCTCGCTGTTCGTGCCGGGTGGCGCTGCCACCGGCGCAGGCGTAGGCTGGACAGTCTATGCACCGCTATCGACAACGGGCGCTCCGGGGCCTGCGGTCGACTTTGCGATCTTCTCCTTGCACTTGGCGGGCGCTGGTTCGATCCTGGGTGCAACCAACTTCATCACCACCATTTTCAACATGCGCGCGCCGGGTATGACGCTGCACAAAATGCCGCTGTTTGTGTGGTCGGTGCTGGTCACGGCATTCCTGCTGCTGCTCGCGCTTCCGGTGCTTGCCGCGGCTATCACGATGCTGCTGACCGATCGTAACTTCGGCACGACCTTCTTCGATCCCGCCGGTGGCGGTGACCCGGTTCTGTACCAGCACCTGTTCTGGTTCTTCGGCCACCCTGAGGTCTACATCATGATCCTGCCGGGCTTCGGCATGATTTCGCAGATCGTCGCAACCTTCAGCCGCAAGCCAGTGTTTGGCTATCTCGGCATGGCCTACGCCATGGTCGCGATTGGTGTCGTCGGTTTCATCGTGTGGGCGCACCACATGTATACCGTCGGTCTCGACGTAAACACGAAGATGTATTTCACCGCTGCGACGATGGTCATCGCCGTGCCTACGGGCGTGAAGATCTTCAGCTGGATCGCCACGATGTGGGGCGGTTCAATGGAGTTCAAGTCACCGATGGTCTGGGCGATGGGCTTCATCTTCCTGTTCACCGTTGGCGGTGTCACCGGCGTGATCCTCGCCAATGGCGGCATCGACGATAACCTCCACGACACATACTATGTGGTCGCTCACTTCCACTACGTGCTGTCGATGGGTGCGGTGTTCTCACTGTTCGCGGGCTTCTACTACTGGTTCCCGAAAATCAGCGGCAAGATGCACTCCGAACTCTTGAGCCACATTCATTTCTGGGGCTTCTTCATCGGTGTGAACATCATCTTCTTCCCGCAGCACTTCCTCGGCCTCCAAGGCATGCCACGACGCTATCCGGACTACACCGAAGCCTACACATACTGGAACGAAATCAGCACCTACGGCTACGTGGTGATGGCGGCGTCTATGCTCGTGTTCTTCGTGAACATCGGCTACGCGCTGATGGCTGGCCGCAAGCCGGGCAACAACCCATGGGGCGAAGGTGCAACCACGCTCGAATGGACGCTGCCAAGCCCGCCGCCATATCACCAGTTCGAAACGCTTCCGGTGATCGAAGATCATCACGATTACCACGATCACCGCCCGGCGGCTCAGCCCGCTGAGTGA
- a CDS encoding heme o synthase, with translation MDATADTKASATEGATALPAEWRDFFTLTKPRVMTLVIFTGICGLLAAPGSIHPVIGFTAILAIAMGAGGSAALNHWWEADLDAGMKRTANRPLPTGRMRREDARDFGIFLSAVSVGMMGVAVHWLAAISLLVAIIYYAVVYTMWLKPRTPQNIVIGGGAGAFPPFIGWVAVTGEITMMPVLLFAIIFFWTPPHFWALALFMKSDYAKVGIPMLPVVAGERVTRNQILGYTVLLAPIAIAPWAIGATSWVYGSVAVVLSALFLALAIPVFTRERAAEDAMVEEKRLFKFSIYYLFILFAALVADRVLAAQGLLA, from the coding sequence ATGGACGCAACCGCAGACACGAAGGCATCGGCAACAGAGGGCGCGACTGCGCTCCCGGCCGAATGGCGTGATTTTTTCACGCTAACCAAGCCGCGCGTGATGACGCTGGTGATCTTCACCGGTATCTGCGGTTTGCTGGCTGCACCGGGCAGCATTCACCCCGTTATCGGTTTCACGGCGATCCTCGCGATCGCAATGGGTGCGGGCGGCTCGGCTGCCCTCAACCATTGGTGGGAAGCCGATCTTGATGCGGGCATGAAGCGCACCGCCAATCGCCCGCTTCCCACGGGCCGGATGCGGCGCGAGGATGCGCGCGATTTCGGAATTTTCCTGTCCGCTGTGTCTGTTGGGATGATGGGCGTTGCGGTGCATTGGCTCGCCGCCATCAGCCTGCTCGTCGCGATCATTTACTACGCCGTGGTCTATACGATGTGGCTTAAACCGCGCACCCCGCAGAACATCGTTATCGGCGGCGGGGCGGGCGCGTTCCCTCCCTTCATCGGTTGGGTCGCTGTCACTGGCGAGATTACGATGATGCCGGTGCTGCTGTTTGCGATCATCTTTTTCTGGACGCCGCCGCATTTCTGGGCGCTCGCGCTGTTTATGAAGTCGGACTACGCCAAGGTCGGCATTCCGATGCTGCCGGTTGTCGCGGGCGAGCGTGTCACGCGCAATCAGATCCTCGGCTACACCGTGCTGCTCGCGCCCATTGCAATTGCACCGTGGGCCATCGGTGCGACCTCGTGGGTCTATGGCAGCGTTGCCGTAGTCCTCTCGGCGCTGTTTCTGGCGCTCGCCATTCCGGTGTTCACACGTGAGCGCGCTGCGGAAGACGCGATGGTGGAAGAGAAACGGCTGTTCAAATTCAGCATCTACTATCTCTTCATCCTGTTCGCGGCTCTGGTTGCAGATCGCGTGCTCGCCGCTCAGGGGTTGCTCGCATGA
- a CDS encoding cytochrome c oxidase assembly protein, producing MNTVTASSNLERANLRTGMLALLGAAAMVGLGFASVPLYRLFCQVTGFGGTTQVASEVDASLAASAATGEMMSIRFDASTALDVPWTFRPAQSTDTVQIGQRDIATYVAKNHDDKPITGTATFNVEPSQAGKYFHKIQCFCFTEQTLQPGQEVNMPVLYYVDPAIREDEFMADVEQITLSYTFHRAKEPVSSALDRSN from the coding sequence ATGAACACCGTGACCGCCAGTTCGAACCTCGAGCGCGCAAACCTGCGCACCGGCATGCTCGCGCTGCTCGGTGCTGCGGCGATGGTCGGGCTCGGATTTGCCTCAGTCCCGCTCTACCGCTTGTTCTGCCAGGTCACCGGCTTCGGTGGGACGACACAGGTCGCGAGCGAAGTGGACGCAAGCCTTGCCGCGTCGGCTGCGACGGGCGAGATGATGTCGATCCGCTTCGATGCTTCAACCGCGCTCGACGTGCCGTGGACTTTCCGTCCGGCACAATCGACCGATACCGTCCAGATCGGCCAGCGCGACATCGCGACCTATGTCGCCAAGAACCACGACGACAAGCCAATCACCGGCACCGCAACGTTCAACGTCGAGCCTTCGCAGGCGGGCAAATACTTCCACAAGATCCAGTGCTTCTGCTTCACCGAGCAGACCTTGCAGCCGGGTCAGGAAGTCAACATGCCGGTTCTGTACTACGTCGATCCGGCGATCCGCGAAGACGAGTTCATGGCGGACGTCGAGCAGATTACACTCAGTTACACTTTTCACCGCGCGAAAGAGCCCGTATCCTCGGCGCTCGATCGTTCGAATTGA
- a CDS encoding cytochrome c oxidase subunit 3, which translates to MGGKVNHDFHILEPDIWPLIGSMSALAFTSGMVLNFYPDVFGAAGSIVMWAGLAGLIATFFMWFKNVTMEAQRGDHTPVVQLHMRYGMILFIASEVMFFVGWFWSFFDFALFPAPLQYDAAADATSNLFITEGVTSLGTLVPDGMEVLDPFSLPLLNTLILLCSGTTVTWAHHALIHGDRDGLKQGLWATVALGILFSAIQAYEYSVAPFGFGGNTYSSAFYMATGFHGFHVLIGTIFLAVCLYRAYIGHFTSRQHFGFEAAAWYWHFVDVVWLFLFIAIYIWGGAGAEYH; encoded by the coding sequence ATGGGCGGCAAAGTAAACCACGACTTTCACATCCTCGAACCCGATATCTGGCCCCTGATTGGCTCGATGTCGGCGCTGGCTTTCACCAGCGGTATGGTGCTGAATTTCTATCCGGATGTGTTCGGCGCGGCCGGGTCGATTGTGATGTGGGCTGGCCTTGCTGGCCTGATCGCCACCTTCTTCATGTGGTTCAAGAACGTCACGATGGAGGCCCAGCGCGGCGATCACACGCCAGTGGTGCAGCTCCACATGCGCTATGGCATGATCCTGTTCATCGCATCGGAAGTGATGTTCTTCGTCGGGTGGTTCTGGAGCTTCTTCGACTTCGCGCTGTTCCCCGCGCCGCTGCAATATGATGCGGCGGCCGATGCGACGAGCAACCTGTTCATCACAGAGGGCGTCACCAGTCTGGGCACTCTCGTGCCCGATGGCATGGAAGTGCTCGATCCGTTCAGCCTGCCGCTGCTCAACACGCTGATCCTGCTCTGCTCGGGCACGACCGTAACCTGGGCGCATCACGCGCTGATTCACGGTGATCGCGATGGACTGAAGCAAGGTCTGTGGGCGACTGTGGCACTGGGCATCCTGTTCAGCGCCATCCAGGCCTACGAGTACAGCGTTGCTCCGTTCGGCTTTGGCGGCAACACCTACAGCTCGGCGTTTTATATGGCGACCGGCTTCCACGGCTTCCACGTTCTGATCGGAACCATCTTCCTCGCCGTGTGCCTCTATCGCGCTTACATCGGCCACTTCACTTCGCGCCAGCACTTCGGCTTCGAAGCGGCTGCGTGGTACTGGCACTTTGTCGATGTCGTATGGCTGTTCCTGTTCATCGCCATCTACATCTGGGGCGGCGCGGGCGCTGAATACCACTGA
- a CDS encoding DUF983 domain-containing protein produces the protein MVEGPNTDKGQPGLVSAALSGLCPKCGAATLFEAPARIALSCDKCGLALTELERGGRLAGLVTIMVAALLIGLAMAADIYLRPPFWLQVVVWAPVTMAVVIGTLRLYKTVLLYRQYEIRAEKGAIEP, from the coding sequence ATGGTTGAGGGTCCGAACACAGACAAAGGGCAGCCGGGATTGGTCTCGGCTGCCCTTTCTGGTTTGTGCCCCAAGTGCGGGGCTGCGACTTTGTTCGAGGCTCCCGCGCGGATCGCGCTGTCCTGCGACAAATGCGGATTGGCTCTCACCGAATTGGAGCGCGGCGGACGGCTTGCTGGGCTGGTGACCATCATGGTCGCGGCGCTGCTGATCGGGTTGGCGATGGCGGCTGACATTTACCTGCGTCCGCCCTTCTGGCTGCAAGTGGTGGTCTGGGCGCCTGTGACGATGGCTGTCGTGATTGGAACCTTGCGGCTTTACAAGACTGTGCTGCTTTACCGTCAATATGAGATTCGCGCTGAGAAGGGCGCTATCGAGCCATGA
- a CDS encoding SURF1 family protein gives MTRAIPIIPTVLVVAAAGVMVWLGFWQLGRSEEKFEMIERFAAIPSEVEAAPLRTDSAWQDEQMFTRVTLDCTAVNSMRSTAGTSARGAKGFAHIAECDAGAGVEVALGWARDPAAPEFQGGTVTGIVDAAGKIVADPPLADLEPLAKPDPNDLPNNHLAYAGQWFFFALTALVIYGFALRSRATKRT, from the coding sequence ATGACCCGCGCGATCCCTATCATCCCGACTGTCCTTGTCGTCGCAGCTGCAGGTGTGATGGTGTGGCTTGGGTTCTGGCAGTTGGGCCGCTCGGAAGAGAAATTCGAGATGATCGAACGGTTTGCGGCAATTCCGTCTGAGGTCGAAGCGGCTCCTCTGCGTACGGACAGTGCGTGGCAGGACGAGCAGATGTTCACTCGCGTCACACTTGATTGCACCGCTGTAAACTCGATGCGCAGCACGGCGGGTACGAGCGCGCGCGGGGCAAAGGGCTTCGCCCATATTGCCGAGTGCGACGCCGGAGCAGGGGTCGAAGTGGCATTGGGCTGGGCACGTGATCCTGCTGCGCCTGAATTCCAGGGTGGCACAGTCACGGGCATTGTGGACGCGGCCGGGAAGATAGTTGCGGATCCCCCACTCGCCGACCTCGAACCGCTAGCCAAACCCGACCCCAACGACCTGCCAAACAACCACCTCGCCTATGCCGGGCAGTGGTTCTTCTTCGCGCTCACTGCGCTGGTGATTTACGGATTTGCACTTCGGAGCAGAGCCACAAAGCGCACCTAG
- a CDS encoding SRPBCC domain-containing protein codes for MDINFRVAGRIAKPVEEVFEAVANPDTLSQFFTTGGAKGRLETGVTVLWSFAEHPGEFPVKVIEVVPSKKIVFEWQGYEGKHGKIGAEMVEADYPTTVTMLFTATDDGRTLVQIVEEGWPQRPEALRGSYGNCEGWTIMLLAMKSWLEHGIDIGKDLYS; via the coding sequence ATGGATATCAATTTCAGGGTAGCGGGCCGGATCGCGAAGCCCGTGGAGGAAGTGTTCGAGGCGGTGGCTAACCCAGACACACTCTCGCAATTCTTCACGACTGGGGGCGCGAAAGGACGGCTTGAAACCGGCGTCACAGTGCTGTGGAGCTTTGCCGAACATCCGGGCGAATTTCCGGTGAAAGTCATCGAAGTGGTGCCCAGCAAGAAGATAGTTTTCGAATGGCAGGGATATGAGGGGAAGCACGGCAAGATAGGCGCCGAGATGGTCGAGGCAGATTATCCAACCACCGTCACCATGCTTTTCACTGCGACCGACGACGGCCGAACGCTCGTCCAGATCGTCGAAGAAGGCTGGCCGCAGAGACCCGAGGCGCTGCGCGGTTCCTATGGCAATTGCGAAGGCTGGACGATCATGCTGCTGGCGATGAAATCATGGCTCGAGCATGGCATCGACATCGGCAAGGACTTGTACAGCTAG
- a CDS encoding helix-turn-helix domain-containing protein, which yields MSNDHDLDLVFKALANPVRREICDQLKLRPLTTKQLCACFPELDRCTVMQHLRVLERGDLIVSVRKGRERFNYLDAMPIQAIHERWIGPHAARAAKNLSSLKAALEQGEHTETAA from the coding sequence ATGTCAAACGATCACGATCTCGACCTTGTTTTCAAAGCACTCGCCAATCCGGTGCGCCGGGAGATTTGCGACCAACTGAAATTGCGCCCGCTCACCACCAAGCAATTGTGCGCCTGCTTCCCTGAGCTCGACCGATGCACCGTGATGCAGCACCTGCGCGTCCTCGAGCGCGGCGATCTGATCGTTTCGGTTCGCAAGGGACGCGAACGGTTCAATTATCTCGATGCGATGCCGATTCAGGCGATCCACGAACGCTGGATTGGGCCGCATGCTGCGCGCGCAGCCAAGAACCTCTCCAGCTTGAAAGCAGCGCTGGAGCAGGGCGAGCATACGGAAACTGCCGCCTGA
- the thrC gene encoding threonine synthase, translating to MEYVSTRGSAPTLDFEGVTLAGLANDGGLYLPREWPRLTEAQIRDLRGLPYPALAAEIMRPFVAGSLTDDELDGLCNTVYGDFGHAAVTPLVQMDESQWLLELFHGPTLAFKDVALQMLGHLFETFLARRDARLTIVGATSGDTGSAAINAVAGRDRTEIFMLHPKGRVSEVQRRQMTTVRAPNVHNIAIEGSFDDAQRHVKAMFSDPEVNGPLNLGAVNSINWARLMAQVVYYFYSALQLGAPDRTVAYSVPTGNFGDVFAGYVAAQMGLPIERLIVATNVNDILHRALSDGDYSAGTTTPTITPSMDIQVSSNFERLLFDLTDSGEGRDGAAMAEQMRGFEASKAMQLTNSQREGAAKLFTSMRADQTETARALQWAQRNANQVIDPHTGVGLHASLAAAETGLIAKGVPIVTLATAHPAKFSDAVERAIGVRPPLPSRVGDLFGREEHFVELAGDYETSRSFVLENAASPAA from the coding sequence ATGGAATACGTCTCCACACGGGGCAGCGCGCCCACACTCGATTTCGAAGGGGTAACCCTCGCTGGTCTGGCCAACGACGGCGGATTGTACCTGCCGCGCGAATGGCCGCGCCTGACGGAAGCCCAAATCCGCGACCTGCGCGGCTTGCCTTACCCGGCGCTAGCCGCCGAGATCATGCGTCCATTTGTCGCAGGTAGTTTGACCGATGATGAGCTCGATGGGCTGTGCAACACGGTATATGGCGACTTTGGCCACGCCGCCGTCACCCCGCTGGTGCAGATGGACGAGAGCCAATGGCTGCTCGAACTGTTCCACGGCCCGACGCTGGCGTTCAAGGACGTGGCGCTCCAGATGCTTGGCCACCTGTTTGAGACGTTTCTTGCGCGCCGCGATGCGCGTCTGACGATTGTTGGGGCGACCAGCGGCGACACCGGCTCGGCTGCCATCAACGCAGTGGCGGGGCGCGACCGGACAGAGATATTCATGCTGCACCCAAAGGGGCGGGTGAGCGAAGTGCAGCGCCGCCAAATGACCACAGTGCGCGCGCCCAATGTGCACAACATCGCAATCGAAGGCAGCTTTGACGATGCGCAGCGCCATGTGAAGGCGATGTTCTCCGACCCTGAGGTGAATGGTCCACTGAACCTAGGCGCGGTGAACTCCATCAACTGGGCGCGGCTGATGGCGCAGGTGGTCTATTACTTCTACTCCGCACTGCAACTTGGCGCGCCGGATCGTACGGTGGCCTACTCGGTGCCGACGGGCAATTTCGGCGACGTATTCGCGGGCTATGTCGCGGCGCAAATGGGCCTGCCGATCGAGCGCTTGATTGTCGCGACCAACGTCAACGACATCCTGCACCGCGCGCTTTCTGATGGTGACTACTCAGCCGGCACAACCACGCCGACAATCACGCCGTCGATGGACATTCAGGTCAGCTCCAATTTCGAGCGGCTGCTATTCGACCTTACCGACTCCGGGGAAGGCCGCGATGGCGCTGCGATGGCGGAGCAGATGCGCGGCTTCGAAGCGTCGAAAGCCATGCAGCTCACCAACAGCCAGCGCGAAGGAGCGGCCAAGCTGTTCACCAGCATGCGCGCCGATCAAACCGAAACCGCCCGCGCGCTGCAATGGGCGCAGCGCAACGCCAATCAGGTGATCGACCCGCACACAGGCGTCGGCCTGCATGCCAGTCTTGCCGCGGCAGAAACCGGATTGATTGCCAAGGGTGTTCCCATTGTAACGCTCGCCACCGCGCATCCTGCCAAATTCAGCGATGCAGTGGAGCGCGCGATCGGAGTGCGTCCTCCGCTGCCTTCGCGCGTTGGCGATTTGTTTGGGCGCGAGGAGCATTTCGTCGAATTGGCCGGTGACTATGAAACGTCGCGCAGCTTCGTCCTCGAAAACGCGGCCAGCCCTGCCGCCTGA